Within Theileria orientalis strain Shintoku DNA, chromosome 4, complete genome, the genomic segment CAACTTGGACAAGTACAAATATGTTAGCGACACTGCTCAGTTTTTACTCTGCAAGCTCAAGACAATTTCTGCTACCCCTGTACCCTAATACCTACTTACTTATATAGCTATTCACACACTTAACATTTTTTCAGCTGAACATTCCCTTTGAGGACTTATTTTTCAACATTCACAAGTACGACTATTTCACCATCTGTGTAAGTCACGCATTCACTTCACACCCCTTTTCTTAGCCTAAGCTTCTCTATTCTTGTTTTTCTGATGTTACTACTGACGCCACTTCCACTCGCATGATTCTCGAGGTCACTCCTCCCACTCAGAACTCCTCTCACATTCTCGGCATGGTACGTTTTTCACTCACTCACGCACTCATATTCGCCAGAGTCGCGAGAACTCTGCCATTATTGTTCAATGGGACTTTTCCTTTGACAAGAACATTTTCGAGGACTACAGGATCACTAAGACCCACCTGTACAAGTACTCCACCAAGTGCATTCAGTGCGTCACGAATGGTCTTAAGATTTCTGACACTAGTAAGGTAATGATCAAGGAGAACGGCGCTCTTTTAATTAAAACGAGTATTAGTTGGAACATGTCTGAAGAGATTAGTTTGTATTATTACATTTGCCCCTTCATTGACGGTGACACCAAGTGAACTCACCAAGTCCACTTAATTACCTTCCAGTGTCATTTCAATCAATTTCAGTATTGATTCCTATAAATTTTTCAGTTTAACTTTAATGTCGTCAATATAATCTTGTGCTAgctatctttattttatttatggacattttaattatagtcgctttttttattttaccttCGTTTTCCCTCCACATGTAAACCCTGTTGCGTGGATGAACGTCAGTCCTGGGATTCCCGATGCCTTCTCCAGATTCTCATCTCGGAGCCCTGATTGTTACTTTAAGCGCTGATCACTCACCTCTCAGGTGCTCTGGAAATGGCAACCTAGACTTAAACTGTGTTCCCTTTTCCTTGATACAGGTGGACCTCCTACACACTTGATCAtttcctcttccttctAACCATTGATTCGATGATTCGTCGAATGTTAGGTAATACAGCACTCTGTCCTTGTCATTCAAGCCGTGCTCATCCTCGTGTTTGTAGAGGAAGCCCTAGTTTCATTGTTAAAACAATCAACCTACTGAGAATGGACACGACTTTATCATCTCTATCACTTTCCCCGACTTGTGTGTTTCAAACCTCTTTTCCAGTGCCTTTTCCAGGTGCGTTTTTGCGGGAAGTATGACCTACACCGTGCTCATAACTGTTTTCGGTTTACGTTCAGTTCGTTGCTCACAAAGTAACtacatgtttttatttcGCGGATACGCTTACTCGAAATCTTGCCCCGTAAGTTCTACTGCCTTCATGAACCTCTCCTACATCATCATTATGCATTGCAGCACGTTACGTCTACGTCCTTCACTTCTTTGTCCTTCCACGATGGGTTCAGGCGTGACACTCTGTTTGGCAGGTCCGTGCTTATTTTGTACTTAAGCTCCCCGTCGCTCAGTGCTACTCCGTTGTCGTTTGCGTCCATCGACTCTATGAACCTGTCGTAGATCGTGGTGTACAGGTACTCCACTGTCTCATCGTCGCTGACGTTGTACACCTCCTTGAAAATTCTTTTTGCGAAGTGCTTGTACACCAGTCCTGCTGAGCTCAGCTTCGTCACCTTGTGCTCTTCGTCGAAGTGGTCGTTGAACTCCCTTTGGTGGTGATCGTACCTGTGCTTCGAGGGATCTGAATCCTCATTATCTCTTTCTAAAACTCACCGTAGACTCCTCCTACGTCCACTATGATTTCGCAGTTGTCCAGAACTGCGGGATCTCTTGTTCTCACTACCTCCGCGTTTTTGTATTCCGGCAAGAGCCTCAGCATATAAATCGCCAGGGCTTCATCCGCGTGGAAATAACCGTTATGTGTGCCAATCTTCATTGTTTTTAAGGGCGTTGTGGTATATCTTCTCGTTAAAGTTTTAACTGTGTGATTAAAACCTATATTGGGTTGGATCTTAGTATTGAGTGGTGTAATCTAAAActttatgttaaatttatgacATACCGACGCGACTAAGCAACACAACCTTCTGATCAGCATAAATCCTACAGATCGGCTCCCTTATccttttaaaaattgataGCACTcttatgtatattatgtagagtttattaaaaaattacgtGTGCAgtttaatacaattaaatatattatatatggCTGTGTAGTCCATACACATGTCAAATGTGTGTTGCCACCGTTTCTGGGAGGATACACGTATATTTgcttaaataatttaaagtcTACTGTTTATACCTACTCatacatataaatgtgCCATATATACATCGAAGCAGGACAAATGTACCTAGAATCAGCCTGATCTAGGCCAATATGTAAAGGAAGGATGGCACAGGCCCCAATCTAGTACTATCTTTTACCACCCctaatattaaatcaaatcTGGACTGTCAAAACGGGTTTAAAAACAGCCCAGTTGCCTGTAGTGTGGcactttttgttttataaatttccGCATCCCCATCTGCCTTTTTGCACTCACAACATCTCACCGACCATGTActgattattttttatttttacttcaCGACTCTGAAACTAAGggtttattaaatttacttggAATCACTGGCGTTTCACGGTTTTATTTTTCGTATTTCCGTAGTCTCGCCTTTCTCGTTTTCGGTTAAACTTGATTTATGTTTCCAATACGTTTCACTCAATATATTCACTGTTTTCACTCACTGTTTCAATTTTAGACCAAAATTCggtcatttattttaatatagttttaataatttactgaTTTATTTGCTGcataattttgtaaaataatctcaaatttttaaaattaagcttgcttttcttctttccgTTTGGTTTagttgatttaattttgacgatttaactttatttcaCTGCGATGCTATTTTTGATTTACTATTGAtctgatgaaaaaaaatgGCAATAGATCTTCTGCCGACTCCTCTCTCAAGGTTGACGAGTCAGGCAAAAAGTCTGAGAAGGTGATGGTTCCTTTTTTTGAGTCCGACGAGTCCACGGTTTCCATTTCTCTGAAGCCTCCTCGGTCTTCTCAGTCTCGCAGGTCGCGGTTTTCCAAGGGTCACTCTGACCCTCATCCTCCCAGGAACTCTCGTTTTCCTGGTCGCAAGGACTCCTCCAAGCCTCCTTCCACCAAGGAGGTCGGCCTCAATGGCGAGCCTTCTCGCGTCGCTCCCAACGACGCTTCGAGGGGTTCGTGGCCTCTTCCAAAGTCCAGGGAGCGACCTCGCTTCAACGGCGCTCTCGGCGGCAGCAACGGATCTGGCTTCAACGCCCATGACGCCAATATCGGCGCCTCTCACGGCAACACGAGTAACAATACTGGCGGCAAACTCTACAGCTCCAGTGTTGGCAGTTTCAAGGGCACTCATGGCGTCGATACTGACAACACCAGTGGCAATTTCAACAACACCAATAGCGGCAATCTTAGCAGGACTAATGGCGGCAACTTCAACAATAGTGGCGCCAATTTCAACAACGTTAGTGGCGGCCAATTAAACAACGCCCATGGCGGCAATCTTAGCAGGACTAGTGGCAGCAACGTCAACGGCGCTCACGTCTTCGCTTCCAGCAACGTCGTTGTGCCTGAGACTAGGATCGCCTATATTGACCGCAACAACGTCGGCAACATCAGGCCTCTCGCTGAGCTTTACGACAAGAACGGCTTCCGGGCTCCTCCTGAGGCTCCTGGCGACGTCGTTCACAAGATTAAGCGCGAGTTCAAGCCTTCTTTGAACTGCGAGCTTGATCCCATTGGGCGCCAGTCCACTTTCGTCGACGCTCTCATCAGGAACAGCAACTCCTTCGAGGACGTTGTTGTTGACGACTCTCATCGCTTTGACAGGTCCGGCAAGTCTCAGGAGCTTAAGTCTGTTCTCACCAAGATGGGCATTCTTGATAAGACTCACTCTCAGAAGGACGACTCTTCCTTTCCTGAGCTTGAGAAGGATTTGGGTAACCGTTATGTTTTTCCCAAGTACATGACTTCTCCTGATCCTTCCAGCATTCCTATTCCTGGTTCTCTTTAATGTGTTACCAGACGCGTTACATGTCGATATACGCTTTATTTACTCCACGTTTGTTTACTGCAGGCTATTTATTGCACCTTATTTACTTCAGGTTTATTTACACGTTTGTTTACTGCAGGTTATTTACTGCACGTTTGATTACGCTTTTTTTACTCCACGTTTGAttacacttttatttaaacgTTATTTACTGCACAGTACACGTTTTCTACGCATTATACCAGCCATGCAGTCTTACTTTCATCACACCTTCATCTCACCATACATCTcttatgttatttatactatCTTTGATTTTCCTTTGCTTACGATCCTTTTTAGATTCCGATTTtgctttatttttcatttttgaCTTCAATCTTCTTCCATATGCTCTGTTTCCCACCCTAAATTTTGGTAATGTTAGCCTAAGTACATTACCTTTTTACGTGTGGCTTCCATATTTGTATGTGCTTCTTCCCCTCTCGCTTATCACCATCATcatcaccttcttcagatTCACCGTCACCATCACCATCCTCATGTCGGTCACCATTTTCAGAATCTTCATAATCATCGTAATCTGAATCGTCTTCATCAGATTCACCGTGGCCATTATCAGATTTCAAACCACCATTAGTCTTGCAAATTGCGTCATCATCGCTGCCATCATCCATATCCTTATCATTAGCATCGtccatattattttcaagGTCGTCATCATCACCATCAACCATATCCTTATCATTAGAATCAACCATATCCTTATCATTAGAATCAACCATATCCttatcatcatcatcatcatcaacCATATCACCATACGTCGTATAGGCTACATCCCCTGCCGTGTAGTAGCTAATATTTTCCGATACTTCATCTGCGTCACTACTTtgcttatatttatctaagTCTTCATCCGAACTAAGCTCCTTGATATCGTAGTATTCACTTTCTATTTTCAAGTCATCCATATCTTCTGCCACTTGATCAGCGTCCTTTCTTCCTTCCGGTGCCTATATTGCATTGATCTCGTTTGCTACGCTCACTGCTTACCTCCTGCCTCAAATTTTGAAAGACGTCGTTCAGAAACTCATTATCGAGGCTACTTATGTccaccttcagcttctccacCTTAGACTGATCGACTGTTTTTACCACATCACTGAACCtacaattaaattatttccACACCATTACTATTACTGGTGTAACTAGCACTGCTACGATTACCAATGTTACTAGTACTGataatattactaatgTTACTGTACTGGGACTATTCTGAGTCTTACTTTGGGAACTCTACCACatctattttaaacttcctTTTAAACATTTCCACCACCGACCTCACGTCTCTGTCGAAGTAGAACTCTGCGTTTTCGTGGTACACCGAGACCACTTGTGGAAAATCTACGCGTTTCCTTTATCTGTGCACACCTACCTATCACTGTCACTTTGTTTCCCTCCTCGTTGATCATCAGGTTAAAGTCGTTGAAGTCTCCGTGTATTATTCCCAGTCTCGCCAGTTTTACTATCAGGCTCATTATTATGTGCAGCACTTTCTTCGGGCTTCCCATCTCCCTTACCTACAACTTTTGTCCATCTTGCGGCGTACCTGCGATAGTGGTATTCCGTCTATGTATCTCATTGCGATAACGTGTCTGTTGAAATCTATTGGCTCTGGCACTGGGAACGACTCGTCGTACAGGTTCGACAGGTACGAATACTCCTTCTTCGCTGCCAGCTGTGACAGGTACATCCAGCTTGCGTGCTTTCTGTTTCCCATGTAGTCTCTATTATTCTTCACTGATCTAAATGATATGCGTCCTACGGtgctttatttatttttctctTACCTAGTCTGTGGAACTTCAACACTACCAAATTGTCCGATGTATCTTTACACAGGTGCACATCTGCCTCCTTTCCCACTCCTATTCTTCTTCCTACTGACGCTATTACTCCTCTTTTTGACAGCGCTCGCAGCGCCAGGTAGTCCAGGCCCAGAAACGTCAGTTTGTATCCGTCGTACACCTTTCCGCAGTGGACTATCAGCTTTGCCTTAAGCAGGGAAGAAATCACATTCGTCATTCCGACCGATCTCAGGTTTGCCATGGTTGTAATTAGGCTCACTGGGATGTATTGGTGGTTTCTCATGCCTATTTCTATTGCCGTGAGAACGCGGAACTCCGTATTTGTTAAGTAACAAAAATGCGATGGATCtaacttcatttttaagttaaaaattaacgattatactattatacatgtgaataaaatatttcaaaataaTTATCTTTAAATAACTGTAATATGTGATAAAATTCATCGTGTCAATATCGCTACATTATTCTGTGGCAATATTCacttaataatatttaaaataacttttattttgtacataatttttagtttgtttataaatgaactgaagaaggtagcacatttaattttttcaactGCACATAGTCTACTTTATCATTCTAAAATCTGTTTTGACTTTGTACTAAAACCGTATATAATGTTTCCAactgttaatttattcataaaataattaatttttatttgatataatGGAAGAAGGTGGCCTGTAGTTCgatgaaatttaaaaatgttcaACAAACTGTCTtctttgtttaaatataatatttccAATTCGTATTTTTGCCTTAAAAAACCTAATTTATATGAAAATCGCATACAAACtctgtttaattttaattttgggAGGAATATTCACTCCttaactttttttaatacacacatcccaagtttttataaaatcaaatCCTtccatacacatttgttcAATGATCGTAGAAATATAGCTACTCATAAACCCAGGAGGCAGATAGGCCACAAATTTGTTCGTTTACATCAGATATATTGAGTTTTAGGAGTTCATAATTGGCAAGCACAAAAGGGCCAAGGTGAATCCACCGAGGGTCCCTATTCATCCCACAAAAGACGTCGACAAGGACATGAACCTGTTTGAAACGTACAGAGACCTGAAACTGAGGTGGAAAAGGACCACGCGCTCTAGAAAGAATAAGGTGAAAATAGCGCGGAAGTGGCGACAGCCTTACTACTTTAATCCAACTGGTCAGCCTACCTGTATGTTTGTTCTTCATGAGAATTTACCGAGGACCAGAAATGATAAAGTGTTTTACAAGGAGGATGAAAAGGTATTTGTGTGACTGAAGTAACATTTGTCAGGAATATGTGCCCATGAAAATTGAACTTGACGAGTCCCATAACTTTGATGTGTATCCCCCTGCGTCAGTCGTCGAGGACGTGAGGAACATGAAGGTTGAAACCTTTTGCATTTTCAAATCTAGTCCCATACACCAGCACAAGGTATTTGATTTCCTTTACTCATACTCAGGTTACCAAGGGGGACATTGTTCAGATAGAGAGgctgaaaaggaggaaCGCTGGTACTTTAGTAGCTATCTCACCGAAAACAGGGGACAAAGTGACTTTTGGAACAGTGTTGCTGGTCGGATCGAAGCACTGGACGATAATAGGGAAACCCACGTATCTTCACTCCACTTACAAGTCATTTCAGGGTGCCTTACGCCAAGGTGGAGGCTACAGTTGAGCAACAGGTACTTTTGTCAGCACCTTCCTTACACACCTTTTCAAGACACTGTGTGGAGACCAACTTAGCTTCAAGTACAGGAAATCGAGAAGAATATCCAGATTTTTAAGGTTTGTATCCCACTTTCTAAGCTATTCAGGGTCCGACACTGGGTGACCGTTCTGAGGATCGACAACATAGTCGTGGACCCATCAATGGAGGTACCTTCCATTTATCCACTCACTTACGTAATGGCCATAGATCAACACTGAACACAAAGCATCGCGCCTTCTTGACCTCTGGTCTAATAGGTGGCTCTACACTGAGGAGTTGGAAGGACTGAATAACACTCGTGATATTTCTCAGGGTACTCCATATTACACCAGATACCTATTTCCATCTTATCTAATTGCTCTTTAACCTACTGGCATCATTCGCTATATGAACATTCAATCTACTCCTCTAATTTACTTGTAGAGATCTACGACGGCTCTGAGCACCTGCCTGGGTACTACAATGACATCGGACTCTGCGAGTCCTACCGGTGGTACCCCGACCCCTACGCAAGACGCGGAATTAAGTAGCGCATATAACTTTCCTATTACTATATTACATTTTAGTTATTAGGTTTGTCATTATATTACGTTTTTGACCAGTCTGAACCTCCTCAGCACAGCCTCTTCGTACCTTTCAAACGCCTCTGCCTCGTTCGCCGCCCTCGCTGCCGGCTCGTCCTTTCCCAGCGCCAGCGCGTAAAGGTCGCACCTGAACTTCGCTCTGTTGCTTCGGTAGTGCAGCAGTGCTCTCACTGCGTGCTCCTCGGACGTGAAGTATATTTTCCCGATTCGCACGTTCTTCTCCGCCTGCGTGTCGATGAACTCCAGTGGCTCCACGCTCACCAGCCCGTAGTTGTCGAAGAGAGTTGGGAAGTGGCTGCTCATCAGGAGGCAGTTTATTTCCGACCCGTTTGCTATTTCCTGCGTCTTGGCTGCCACGATCAGCTGCCCTAGCGACGGGTCCAACTCCCTCTGCTGCCTCTGCGTCGATGCGAACACTTCGTCATAGTAGTCTTCTTCGTATTTATGCCTACTCTCCTGTCCGTATGCTTCACGCTGCTGTtcctttcttctttccTCAGCTTCCTTCTCTCTTTTCAGGAGCGAGTCCAGGTACGATGCTTGCTTTGTTGCGATATCCTTAGATCTCTCTAACCTTCTCCTCTTTGCTCTTAACTCTGACAATACCTTATTATAAAGCAGTGTAAAGTTATTTTTCTCATGCAAATAGTCAAATGCTGCTTTAATTCTTATAAACTCCACGTCGTTCTGCTCATCTCTTCCTGTGTGCTTGCTTTGCTTATCTGGGTGGTATTTTCTTGCCTTCTGTAGGAAAGATCTTCTTAAAttctttttactttcttcTACGTCTACGTTTTCATCTACTCTTATGTCCAGCAGTGCAAATATATCTACACCTTTCAGTATGGACGGCACCTCGTCCATTTCTTTACTATTGTcacataatttttacttttattcgCTCTTCTGATCCCATACAACAAATACCatgtatttttagttttatttaaattaattttttctaaatGTTGCTCAGTTGTAGACAGACGACCTCTTCTGGCGCTCTGTGAAATTCGTGAgctttttattttacgtCCTGATTAAAACTGCTTATTTTCTAATCACCTTTAATCTTGACGATCTGCTTTGTTTAAACTTGTATTATTGCTTCTGTGTATGTTTGTGGCATCCTCAGGTTCTTGCATACCCTATTAACTATCTCTTCGCACTCCAGTGCCGGTATTCCGTACTTGTACATTCTTTCTTGGAACGTCAAGGGGTCTTCTGTGATCGGCACACATTCTATTTTCTTCGCTCCTGGGCTCAAAGATCCCAGCGTTTCAAACATTGCCTTCAGGTCCattgatattattattgttaggCACTCTTCCCAGAATTCTCTTTTTTTCCAGTAGTTGTTTGTGCCTATCATAGACCACAGATAACACctttcatcttcttcactgTCCACTACTGTGTAAATTCTATCAGATAACTTCATCACTGAGTACCCCGTCCAGTAGTCTGACTGTTTTTCCGACACCATCAGCACCAAGTTCACCATGTCTGCCAGTAACTGGAACTTATCTCtaaaaatttgttattcaTTCTCATGTCattgatatatttatgtatttattcaaCTATCTTAACATCTTACTTTGATTTCAATTCTGGGTTTTCTACTGCGTTCCTTGATACAATCTCGCAGAATATTTGCCTTACTAGCGATGATTGCATTTCCTCTGAGAACTCCTTCAGTGATATAACTTGATTTTTTCCCCAAACATACTCTATGAACCTAAATAAcatttttagttattttttttgttttatctcCTACCTTTCCAAACTACTTTCAATCTTACATATCACTTTAATTGATGGTGGCTGTATTGTTGCTGATGTATAtccttcatttttatcctaAGAATATTTCATTATCCATGTATCTATATATTCTTACCTTATCTACACCATTCTGCAGCTCTAAAGATCTACATTGGCCTATCTTTGGCATCCACTCCTTCTGTTTATTCACATATTCTTCTTCGAAGCTTATTATTGGTCGATCCTTGTTCAACTCATCTATCATTTCGTTCAGGTCATATTGCAGGTTCCTCAATTTAGAGGTTTCGTAGACCACAAACTTTGCCAACGAGTCCTTGATCTCTGCTGATTTCTTCCGTTCCAGGTCCATCAACGTGTTTACTAATGAATCCACTTTGTTGTTGAAGCTCACAAAAAACTTAAACTCATCGCTTTTATCCACCAGATTCGTTACTTCTACGAAATTTAGTATCACTGGTATCAGTGTCTTGTGCACTGACGTCTTTATCGAGGGCGCCTGGTGTGTAGCTTCCAGACAAATCGATACTTTCGATTTAGcctttaaatacatttctTTCAACCCTGAAATGTACTTTGTGCGATCTGACTTGTATTCTTCCAATGCCTTCTTCAATTCATTTATCTGCTTGTTAATTTCATAAAGTTTTTGATTCGTGTCCTCCAACACACATTCAGTTGATATTGCTTCCACGAAATCCCGGTGGTTGTCCGACAACCTTTTAATGTATGTTTTAAACCATTTTACCATCATAATTGAATCATCTGAATATCCTCCTGATGACAAATCTATTCTTTCGCTCAGCTCTCTCATGCCTTGCACATATTGGTGCTCTATGCTACAAAAATCCGAAAAAACCAGTTTCAACAGCTCTTGTAACTTCGAATCACGCTTCAACGATTCCTTTTTAGAAAAAACGTATGATAATATTTTAGAAAAATGTGCTGTAAAGTCGTTCAATGGGTCATGGTTGATCGAGGGGTCTTCAGGCGTCGTTTTGGCTGACACATCATCATCAATTGTATCAACCCGAGATAGCTTACCAATTTCTGATTGATACTCTGTACTCAATGAAGAGGTTCTTTGactatcattttttatttcaatattatttttcttcagTTTTGCTCCTGGATTACGTCGCTTATATAcaatcattttaaaaacataccaataaaacaatataattatcAAAGAgctaaatttatttacaaatataaaaatacgGATACTAAGTATAATTGgcacatatatattaattaaatgaCAAACAAATTCAACACATAAAGTATAGATCAAAAAACACGAACAAGTTTCTTGATCAAATAAAAGCCAGGAAATACtgccaatattttaagaaaactattttatacaaaatactaaacaaataaaattaatgtgtagaagTAAGAACctttaattaataaatagtgctacacacatataaaaattGCTAATTTAGTGATTCATACCAAtccaaaattaaataaaaaatgattattgttataaaacactaaatgtatatttattaacttttatATGTATGGAATCCTAACGAATTTTGTGTAAGACtaaaaacttaaaaaatttagAGTTTGTGAAAGAATCAGGGCcaaatcattaaataacTATCCTCTGGAATCAATTAATGTACTCAGATATACTGAATAGATGCCATAAAGTACTcccatttatatttacttaatcACCCCATCTACACTCACCCTAGTATGtcacattattattatatagCTTATTTGATCTTACCATTATTTTGTGCAAGTAGAAAATTTCTTGTT encodes:
- a CDS encoding uncharacterized protein (metal-dependent protein hydrolase family protein), with the protein product MKIGTHNGYFHADEALAIYMLRLLPEYKNAEVVRTRDPAVLDNCEIIVDVGGVYERDNEDSDPSKHRYDHHQREFNDHFDEEHKVTKLSSAGLVYKHFAKRIFKEVYNVSDDETVEYLYTTIYDRFIESMDANDNGVALSDGELKYKISTDLPNRVSRLNPSWKDKEVKDVDERFMKAVELTGQDFDYFVSNELNVILPAKTHLEKALEKRFETHKSGKVIEMIKSCPFSGFLYKHEDEHGLNDKDRVLYYLTFDESSNQWLEGRGNDQVCRRSTCIKEKGTQFKSRLPFPEHLRGLRDENLEKASGIPGLTFIHATGFTCGGKTKVK
- a CDS encoding uncharacterized protein (RIO kinase family protein); the encoded protein is MKLDPSHFCYLTNTEFRVLTAIEIGMRNHQYIPVSLITTMANLRSVGMTNVISSLLKAKLIVHCGKVYDGYKLTFLGLDYLALRALSKRGVIASVGRRIGVGKEADVHLCKDTSDNLVVLKFHRLGRISFRSVKNNRDYMGNRKHASWMYLSQLAAKKEYSYLSNLYDESFPVPEPIDFNRHVIAMRYIDGIPLSQVREMGSPKKVLHIIMSLIVKLARLGIIHGDFNDFNLMINEEGNKVTVIDFPQVVSVYHENAEFYFDRDVRSVVEMFKRKFKIDVVEFPKFSDVVKTVDQSKVEKLKVDISSLDNEFLNDVFQNLRQEAPEGRKDADQVAEDMDDLKIESEYYDIKELSSDEDLDKYKQNYDDYEDSENGDRHEDGDGDGESEEGDDDGDKREGKKHIQIWKPHVKR
- a CDS encoding 50S ribosomal protein L21 — encoded protein: MFNKLSSLFKYNISNSYFCLKKPNLYENRIQTLFNFNFGRNIHSLTFFNTHIPSFYKIKSFHTHLFNDRRNIATHKPRRQIGHKFEFIIGKHKRAKVNPPRVPIHPTKDVDKDMNLFETYRDLKLRWKRTTRSRKNKVKIARKWRQPYYFNPTGQPTCMFVLHENLPRTRNDKVFYKEDEKEYVPMKIELDESHNFDVYPPASVVEDVRNMKVETFCIFKSSPIHQHKVFDFLYSYSGYQGGHCSDREAEKEERWYFSSYLTENRGQSDFWNSVAGRIEALDDNRETHVSSLHLQVISGCLTPRWRLQLSNRYFCQHLPYTPFQDTLQVQEIEKNIQIFKVCIPLSKLFRVRHWVTVLRIDNIVVDPSMEINTEHKASRLLDLWSNRWLYTEELEGLNNTRDISQGTPYYTRYLFPSYLIAL
- a CDS encoding uncharacterized protein (heat shock protein DnaJ, N-terminal domain containing protein), whose translation is MDEVPSILKGVDIFALLDIRVDENVDVEESKKNLRRSFLQKARKYHPDKQSKHTGRDEQNDVEFIRIKAAFDYLHEKNNFTLLYNKVLSELRAKRRRLERSKDIATKQASYLDSLLKREKEAEERRKEQQREAYGQESRHKYEEDYYDEVFASTQRQQRELDPSLGQLIVAAKTQEIANGSEINCLLMSSHFPTLFDNYGLVSVEPLEFIDTQAEKNVRIGKIYFTSEEHAVRALLHYRSNRAKFRCDLYALALGKDEPAARAANEAEAFERYEEAVLRRFRLVKNVI